One region of bacterium genomic DNA includes:
- a CDS encoding sigma 54-interacting transcriptional regulator: protein SETFDAWKGREAPEACVIHLADLHEWPAALLPLLQIEVHRAARRGRPLFFLAEFDSDLLQNPLKTVAFDEIRLADFSAAQTRDLIRAATADLDRPVPEAVAQDIASGSGGRPLLALEQLRSYLVDPGRPFHASKDMAQAAAVRVEEIPPASRALFARLVTHPEPAETADLGVTSPAGPEWDLQERGLATAKAGRLALTHPALREAYAAALETSERTEAHRAWLRILLKQYGDKPVIAAEAALITHHALGCGEDSVAYAWGLEAMDYHAGRGNAARALRLSDELLRRAKDDVQTYTLEAYRAPLFYRLGRFQDALASYDRWYALKPDDGTGVETVKHLLFTGQTLSAWGRPDEARARLNSCLEAGDGLRHVRHRPYHARAHIALATLDEKSHQEERAKEHLQAAIPLAEGQPLLLAEIEQKLGQRAHAENRLDEAVRHLERSRTECREAGNPQVEAITVNVMAMIDRERGRLKMALETIGEAIALAEKGGEILQIARYRQNRALIRMNLALYGPALEEMEDVQDVFEALGEDQDRRQARLHREELSRLLGETERTEKDPPFSSEEGRRIAQALAAWNGREPSESDLAGLLEAVEGLEAPEERIGLLEAASNDVSRRGWEGLAQLFRHAAGAELKKIHDNLPEELQMDFENKRDVKTLDAALSGLFKAKADPGRSIPDARFRQFCEINRKIALQNDLKRILDEVIDAAIQISGAERGFVLLKNPKSKAAPLPGFEVKAARNLNQKAIEAGDFELSLSLVKQALDRGTHVLTDDALADPRFQEKKSVMDYRLRSVLVLPLEQEGSVFGVIYLDHRYQPDRFSEEDLSLLLALASQASIAVQKARMIEELTASRDRLAGQVKEQEVKIEHLSEALTQKRENLRYGYEEIIGRSPPMMTVFKLLDNVTETTIPVWIHGESGTGKELIARSLHFNSPRKNGPFVAENVSAIPETLLESELFGHKKGSFTHADRDRVGLFEQASGGTLFLDEVADMSLAMQAKLLRVLQEGEVRPVGSSKTVKINVRLVTASNKDLRRLVSEGKFRQDLFFRINGLTIDLPPLRTRKDDIPLLARHILKKVSKEFNLPASELSDKATQILMKHDWPGNVRELEAALRNALLFAKGRPIAAEHLNLQPRPVGSYGSSSPAPREAPATEEDMAHRQLVVETLRRHQLNKEEAAKDLKVSLRTLYTWMEKHGIPKKKAMLARYVG, encoded by the coding sequence GTCGGAGACGTTCGACGCCTGGAAGGGCCGCGAAGCGCCGGAGGCGTGCGTGATTCACTTGGCGGACCTCCACGAATGGCCCGCCGCCCTCCTTCCGCTCCTTCAGATCGAGGTCCATCGCGCCGCGCGCCGGGGCCGCCCCCTCTTCTTCCTGGCCGAATTCGACTCGGACCTCCTCCAAAATCCACTGAAGACCGTCGCCTTCGATGAGATCCGCCTCGCGGACTTCTCGGCCGCGCAGACCCGCGACTTGATCCGCGCGGCCACGGCCGATTTGGACAGGCCCGTTCCCGAGGCCGTCGCCCAAGACATCGCCTCAGGCTCCGGGGGCCGCCCCCTGCTGGCGTTGGAACAGCTCCGATCCTACCTCGTCGATCCCGGCCGGCCCTTTCACGCCTCCAAGGACATGGCGCAAGCCGCCGCCGTCCGCGTCGAGGAGATCCCGCCCGCGTCGCGCGCCCTCTTCGCCCGTCTCGTCACGCACCCCGAGCCGGCGGAGACGGCGGATCTCGGCGTCACGTCGCCGGCGGGGCCGGAATGGGACCTGCAGGAAAGGGGCCTGGCGACGGCCAAGGCGGGGCGTCTCGCGCTGACGCACCCGGCCCTGCGCGAGGCCTACGCCGCGGCCCTCGAAACCTCCGAAAGGACGGAGGCCCACCGCGCGTGGCTTCGGATCCTTCTCAAGCAATATGGAGACAAGCCGGTCATCGCCGCGGAGGCGGCGCTCATCACCCATCATGCCCTGGGCTGCGGCGAGGACTCCGTCGCCTACGCCTGGGGCCTGGAGGCGATGGATTACCACGCGGGACGCGGCAACGCCGCACGCGCCCTCCGGCTCTCCGACGAACTCCTTCGCCGCGCCAAGGACGACGTCCAGACCTACACCCTGGAGGCCTACCGGGCCCCGCTCTTCTACCGCCTGGGCAGGTTCCAAGACGCGCTCGCGTCCTACGACCGTTGGTACGCCTTGAAGCCGGACGACGGAACCGGTGTGGAGACCGTCAAACACCTCCTCTTTACGGGGCAGACGCTCTCGGCCTGGGGCCGTCCTGACGAGGCGCGCGCGCGGCTGAATTCCTGCCTCGAGGCGGGCGACGGCCTCAGGCACGTCCGGCACCGGCCGTATCATGCGCGCGCCCACATCGCCCTGGCCACGCTCGACGAGAAATCCCATCAAGAGGAGAGGGCGAAGGAGCACCTGCAGGCGGCCATCCCCCTCGCCGAAGGCCAGCCCCTCCTGCTCGCGGAGATCGAGCAGAAGCTCGGGCAGAGGGCCCATGCCGAGAATCGCCTCGACGAGGCCGTCCGGCACCTCGAGCGTTCCCGGACCGAATGCCGCGAGGCGGGAAACCCGCAGGTCGAGGCCATCACCGTGAACGTCATGGCCATGATCGACCGGGAGCGCGGCCGGCTGAAGATGGCGTTGGAAACGATCGGGGAGGCGATCGCCCTCGCGGAAAAGGGCGGCGAGATCCTCCAAATCGCCCGGTACCGGCAGAACCGGGCCCTGATCCGGATGAATCTGGCCCTCTACGGACCCGCCCTCGAGGAGATGGAGGACGTCCAAGACGTCTTCGAGGCCTTGGGGGAGGATCAGGACCGCCGGCAGGCCCGACTCCACCGCGAGGAACTGAGCCGCCTGCTGGGCGAGACGGAGCGCACGGAAAAGGACCCGCCGTTCTCATCGGAGGAAGGACGGAGGATTGCGCAGGCCCTTGCTGCCTGGAACGGCCGCGAGCCCTCCGAATCCGACCTGGCCGGACTCCTCGAGGCCGTGGAAGGCCTGGAGGCCCCCGAGGAGCGCATCGGCCTGCTGGAAGCCGCCTCGAACGACGTCTCTCGCCGGGGATGGGAAGGACTGGCGCAACTGTTCCGGCACGCGGCGGGCGCCGAACTGAAAAAGATTCACGACAACCTACCGGAGGAACTCCAAATGGACTTCGAAAACAAACGAGACGTCAAGACCCTCGATGCCGCCTTGAGCGGCCTCTTCAAGGCCAAGGCGGATCCGGGGCGGTCGATCCCCGATGCGCGCTTCCGCCAATTCTGCGAGATCAACCGGAAGATCGCCCTTCAGAACGATCTGAAACGGATCCTGGACGAGGTCATCGACGCCGCAATCCAGATCAGCGGGGCGGAACGGGGCTTCGTCCTCTTGAAAAACCCCAAATCGAAGGCCGCCCCCCTGCCCGGCTTCGAGGTCAAGGCCGCCCGGAATTTGAACCAGAAGGCGATCGAGGCCGGCGATTTCGAGTTGTCCCTTTCCCTCGTCAAACAGGCCCTGGACCGGGGCACGCACGTCCTGACCGACGACGCCCTCGCCGACCCCCGGTTTCAGGAAAAGAAGAGCGTGATGGACTACCGGCTCCGGTCGGTCCTCGTGCTCCCTCTCGAGCAGGAGGGCTCGGTCTTCGGAGTGATCTATCTCGACCACCGCTATCAACCGGACCGGTTTTCGGAGGAGGACCTAAGCCTTCTGCTCGCCCTCGCCTCCCAGGCCTCCATCGCCGTCCAAAAGGCCCGGATGATCGAGGAGCTCACCGCCTCCCGCGACCGGCTCGCCGGCCAGGTGAAGGAGCAGGAGGTGAAGATCGAGCACCTCTCGGAGGCCCTCACCCAGAAGAGGGAAAACCTCCGCTACGGCTACGAAGAAATCATCGGCCGTTCGCCTCCGATGATGACGGTCTTCAAGCTCCTCGACAACGTCACGGAAACGACGATCCCCGTCTGGATCCACGGGGAATCGGGCACGGGCAAGGAGCTCATCGCCCGTTCGCTTCACTTCAACAGCCCGCGCAAAAACGGCCCGTTCGTCGCGGAGAACGTGAGCGCCATTCCCGAAACGCTCCTGGAGAGCGAGCTCTTCGGCCACAAGAAGGGCTCCTTCACGCACGCCGACCGCGACCGGGTCGGACTCTTCGAACAGGCCAGCGGCGGGACTCTCTTTTTGGACGAAGTCGCCGACATGTCGCTCGCCATGCAGGCCAAGCTCCTGCGCGTCCTGCAAGAGGGGGAGGTCCGGCCCGTCGGATCTTCCAAGACGGTGAAGATCAACGTCCGTCTCGTCACGGCCTCCAACAAGGATCTCCGCCGGCTCGTGAGCGAGGGCAAATTCCGCCAGGACCTCTTTTTCCGGATCAACGGGCTGACCATCGACCTGCCGCCGCTCCGGACGCGAAAGGACGACATCCCCCTCCTCGCCCGCCACATCCTCAAAAAGGTGTCGAAGGAATTCAACCTCCCGGCGAGCGAGCTCTCGGACAAGGCGACCCAGATCCTCATGAAGCACGACTGGCCGGGCAACGTCCGGGAACTGGAGGCGGCGCTGCGCAACGCCCTCCTCTTCGCCAAGGGGCGTCCCATCGCGGCGGAACACTTGAATCTCCAGCCACGGCCGGTGGGGTCCTACGGGTCGTCATCCCCAGCTCCACGCGAAGCCCCGGCAACGGAGGAAGATATGGCTCACCGGCAACTGGTCGTGGAGACGTTGCGGCGCCACCAGTTGAACAAGGAAGAGGCGGCGAAGGACCTGAAAGTCAGTCTCAGGACCCTCTACACGTGGATGGAAAAACACGGCATCCCGAAGAAGAAGGCGATGCTGGCGAGGTATGTGGGTTAG